The region CCCTCTGAACACAGGGAAATACTCCCAACAGAGAAAGAGGCGCTAAAAAGAAAATCCTCTTGTCTATGTAGGCGATACTCCCCTGATAAGGCGCGTCTGAAAAGGCATAGAGAAAAGCTGAGATTCCCCAGAGAATAAAAAGTCCTAGGGCGACAATGCCAATGCAGTGGAGAACAAACAGTAGCAGGTGAAATACCTGCTTCAAGCGTCTGTTTCTCATAGGCACCCCTCAGACCCACTTATTGTGGGCAATCGATTTCCTAATCTCGTTGCTCAGATGATTACTTGACCAGCGGATTTGGCCAGAAAGCTTGTTCTGGGAATGAGATTTCATTCCCAGACAGACTAGCCAACCGACGAAAAGCAATGCGCATACAACTAGAGCAAGAACAACAAAGTCTCTCATGATTCCTCCTCTGCCTGTATTAGTGTCTAGGATGTTTCCCTAGATATGTCATCGCATCGTCCCGATTCTTCTGACGATCTTCATAGAAATCTCCCCCTGTTTGATGAGGGTGAGCGATAGCATAAACTACCATGGCCAGTATTGCCAGACCCAGAACAGCCAGAACTATGCTCCACATAGTATCCTCCTTCATTAATGGTCTGTCTTCTGTCTTTCCTTTATGAAATAGACCTTCTGTCCACCTTCCTCAATAATCCCAACAATGTAATTGGGATTATTAAGCATTTCTTGGGGAGGGTTTATGCCTTCATAAACAATATCCTTCCCCGGTGAAATGTCGGGCAGCTTTTCAAAATTTCCCCAATGCCCACCAAACATGAGCAGAAGCAGAATCAGCAAAACAATAAGTAAGATAACTGCTTGAAGTCTGTCATAATGACGCTCTTCTTTCATTCATACCTCCTTTGTAAAGAGCAATTAGACCTAACGGTCTCTTGATATACTAAATCATAATTGGTTGATAATGTCAACAAATGAGTCGATAAAACCGCCTCTGAAATGAAGCTAGTAGTAGGCTAAGGAACGCACTAAAAAGCTAATCTGCCAATTAATTTTTTAAAGATGTGCCGAGGAGAGGACTCGAACCTCCACCCATTTCTGGACTGGCTCCTAAAACCAGCGCGGCTACCAATTACGCCACCTCGGCAAAAAGTAACATTGGGATTATAACACAGGCAATTTAAATTACCATTGCCAAACAGTTTTTGCTATTTAAGACAAATTAAAAAACCGCCCCTAAAGGCGGTTTTTCTTTTATTCATTAGAAGAAGAGGGTGCACTTCACGCCCAGAAGACTGCAAACAGCCAATATTAAGCCTTTAGCTAAAATACCAACTCCCACGCCAATTAAGGCATAAATAATATAATTTTTAGCGTTGGTAATTAGTTTCGGGTCACCCTTGGAACTAACATAGGTAAAGGCTCCCATAACAATAAAGATGAAAGCCATAAAAAGTAAGACTACAAAAAGCCAACTAGTAGCCTTAGAGATTAGGTTAAAGACGCCATTGATATCCTGGATAGGAGAAACAGGATAACTATTACCTATATCTGTAGCCACGTCAGCTAAAGCGGGGGTTACTACCATAGCTAGGGCCATGAAAGCAAACATAGCTGTAAGAAACTTTTTCATATAAATAAAATTTTTAATTAATTTGTAAGTTAATTTATTGTAATAAGAATACTCGTGATTGTCAAATGAAATATTTGTTTAGACGCAAAACAAGCCTTTTAGACGGCTAGAATCGACCGCAATATCAAAATAAGGCTTTCGGCTAGAATTATAACAACTACACCGATGAGAGCATTCTTAATAGTATTTCTAGCCGCTGCCACTTTTTTGGCATCGCCAGCGGAAGTGATAAATTGAATCCCCGCCCAAAGAACCATAATCACCGCAGCTACTAGACCAAAAGTAAATACATATCCCTTCGCCCTGTCGAGAATGACTTCTAAACTGCCACCGGTAAAGATTGTCTTGATGTCCATTCCATTGCCAGAACTGTCGGTTGGACCCGGGTCCTCTCGAGCGATAGCCAAGCCTATAGGCAGGACAAGACTTAAAAGAATTATGGCTATTAAAAATTTACGCATAGTAAAAATATTATTTTGCAGTATTAGTAGGACTAATTTGCTCGCAGTCTATTTTATCCCAAACGATATTCATGGGCTGACCCGTTTGGTCAACGGCCAAAATATTTAAGACAGTATTCACAATAAACCAAGAGCTGAAAGCGATGAGAATACCAATAATAGCAGACTTAATTCTAGTCACTCCCGCTTGATACTTGGTTGGGCTTCCTCCAGCCATAATCATCTCCACCCCGCCCCACATTATAAAAATAACTCCGCCGGTAAAAAGCACATATTTAACCACGAAATCCAAAATACTCTGCGCCATATTAAGCAAGTCGCAGTAAGTACAAGCGCCGGCATCGCAATTAACTAGGGCAGCCGAGGCACCCAAGGGCATCATAGAAGCGAGAAGCAGAATTCCCAGAATTAAAATTTTATATTGATGAAGCATAGCTTTTGTTATTTTTTAAAGACAAAGTTGACTATTCTGTAATAAACAAGAAAATAGAAAAAGTACTTGTGAATCTTACTCTCTTTATTTTTTAGTAGCTTTCTATTGTGCGCGCTGCCTTGCTAATCGCGTCGTTTAAGATTGACCCGTGAAGGGCATCATAAATCATTGTATCAAAGGCCCTGGTAACTGCAACACTAGAGAAACCGCTGAAAGAACGGGCTGTCAATATTTGCTGAGCGAATGGTCCCACAATATCGTCCCCCATGGCATTGCTAATAAGACTCCTTTTGGCCGGCGGATTTTTAGCTAATTGAAAATAGCGGCTGGCAACATCGTCATCTGTGGCTCCCATAACAAATTGCCAAGCAGGGGCAATATTTTTGGACTGGCGGGAAACAACGAAGCCATAATAATTGGCATAATTAACAGTATTACCAGTGCTTAAAGAGGAAGAAAACTGCGGCACTTTGGTATAAGCATAATTCAAGTCGCCTCCTACTAATTCGATAAAAGCCCTATCTCTAAAATATCCTAAGTACATAGCAGTTTTTCCCTGCCAAAAAGCATTTAAGGCTGTAGTGCCAGGCGCCCAATTATAATTATTATTGGCGGATTGCGGGTTAGCAAAATCTATATAAAAACTCAACGCTTTGCTACTTGCGCCTAATGAATCGTTATCGTCAAAAGTAACACGGTCACCAGCCTTGAGAGTAGCTCCTTTTTGCAACATCATGAGCGCTAAAATGTCAGAAGCATTGCTTATAGTTTTAGAATCACCGCCCAGAGCAATCCCAGACCGGGATAAAACCAATTTCTTCAGTTGGCGCACTTTGCGGGCTGTAGTTTCTACGCTAGCAGAGCTTTTGCCATCCCAAATAGTCGGAGGAACGGCGATATTGGCCTTATTAAAATAGTCCTTATTATAATACAAACCCAACGTATCAACAGAAAGGGGCAATCCATAAAGCATATTCTTGTTGCTGAAATCATTTACTACCACATCGGGAAAATCAATAGCTAGTTGCGATGGCGTATAGGTTTTGCCTTTATAATCGCAAGTAACATTATTAGG is a window of Candidatus Paceibacterota bacterium DNA encoding:
- a CDS encoding extracellular solute-binding protein, which produces MPLSSLYPRQKIILGVLVFFVLIIILAGIILPRIGKNQVFSGQILVWGLDNKQNMAPLIEAFNARYPKAVVTYEMKTEATYEKDLLDAFARGQGPDVFVVNNEKLSEYLPYIVPCSLGSSSPNNVTCDYKGKTYTPSQLAIDFPDVVVNDFSNKNMLYGLPLSVDTLGLYYNKDYFNKANIAVPPTIWDGKSSASVETTARKVRQLKKLVLSRSGIALGGDSKTISNASDILALMMLQKGATLKAGDRVTFDDNDSLGASSKALSFYIDFANPQSANNNYNWAPGTTALNAFWQGKTAMYLGYFRDRAFIELVGGDLNYAYTKVPQFSSSLSTGNTVNYANYYGFVVSRQSKNIAPAWQFVMGATDDDVASRYFQLAKNPPAKRSLISNAMGDDIVGPFAQQILTARSFSGFSSVAVTRAFDTMIYDALHGSILNDAISKAARTIESY